The segment AAGTGATCCCCGAGCTTACCTTTGATGAATTCATGGATTTTCACGGGAAGTACTACCACCCCTCCAATGCTTACGCATTTTTCTACGGGGATGATGATCCACAGCATCGTCTGGCTATGCTGGATGAATATTTTTCCCAGTTTGAAAAAATTGATCCCAAATCCGAGATCGGAGTTCAGACTCCCTTCTCTGCACCGGTTACAGTAGAAAAGAAATACGCTGCTTCCGATGACGGCAACCAGAAAGCCATGTTCACTCTCAACTTCGGTATCAGTCGGGGCCGCGATTCCATGACCGACCTTGAGCTGAGCGTGCTGGAGCAGATCCTTATCGGACTGCCCTCCTCTCCTCTGCGCAAATCCCTCAATGATTCCGGGCTTGGTGAAGATATGGCCGGGGTCGGGCTGGAAAACGAACTACGTCAGCTCTACTTTTCCACCGGACTCAAAGGCATTGAAGCTGAAGATGCACCCAAGGTTGAAGAATTGGTCTTCACCACCCTGAAAGACCTGGCTGCAAAAGGCATTGCCCGTGAAGACATTGATGCGGCCCTGAACACCATTGAATTCCAGCTGCGCGAGAACAACACCGGCTCCTACCCTCGCGGCCTTTCAGTGATGATCACCTCCATGACCTCATGGTTATACGATGAACATCCCCTTGAGTATGTACGTTACGAGCAGCCGCTGGCTGAACTCAAAGCCCGCATTGAAAAAGGTGAAAAGATTTTCGAACCACTCATCGAAGAAATTTTCCTGAACAACAATTACCGTTCCTCTGTGCTGCTCACCCCTGACAGCAAAGTCGGCCCTGAGCGCGAGGAAAGGGAAAAAGCAAAGCTCGCCGCTGCCCGTGCAGATATGGACGAGACCGAATACAAAGCCGTAGTAGCCAAGGCCGAAGAACTCCAGAAGGAGCAGGAAGCGCACGACGCTCCTGAAGCACTGGATACCATCCCCCGGCTCAAGGTTTCCGATCTCGACAAGGAAGGAAAGGAAATCGTCAGCGAAGAAAAATCCGAAATGCTTTTCCACGATCTGGACACCAACTCCATTGTCTACCTTGACCTCGCCTTTGATTTTGCAGGATTGGAAGACAGGCTGCTCCCTTACCTGCCTCTTTTCGGGCGGGCATTGGTCCAGACCGGAACAAAATCCACCGATTTCGTGACCATGACCAGACGCATGGCAGCCAAGACCGGGGGAATTTCACCCTCCTCCATCGTCAACTCCAAGCACGGCGTGGACGAAAGTTACACCCGCTTTGTGCTACGCGGTAAGTCCACAGCCGAACGCAGTGCCGATCTGCTTTCCATCATGGGTGAACTGCTGCGTGAAGCATCTTTAGACAACAAGGAGCGCATCCGCCAGCTGGTACTTGAATCCAAGGCCCGCAAGGAGCAGGCCCTTGTTCCATCCGGGCACATTATGGCTGCCACGCGCATGAAAGCCCGCTTCAACGAAGCCGGATACATCAACGAGCTTATGAACGGTATTTCCGGCCTTGAGTTCCTGCGTGAACTGGCCCAGCGCATGGATAATGATTTTGATTCCGTGGTCGCTGATCTTGAAGAAATCCGGGCCACCATCCTCAATCAGGCCAATCTGCTCACCAACGTAACTATTGACTCCAAGACCTTCGGTTCTGTTGAAAATTCCATTGCAGACATGCTTGGAACCCTACCTGCTGGCAGCAAAACCGTTGCCCAGCGTAAACGCACCTCCTTTTCAAAAGCTGAAGGTTTGTGCATTCCCGCGCAGGTCAACTATGTTGCCAAGGGTGCCGATGTATATGAACACGGTTATGAATATTCCGGTGCAGCGCACGTAATCAGCCGTTATCTGCGTACCGGTTATCTCTGGGACAAGGTCCGCGTACAGGGCGGGGCTTACGGCTCTTTCTCCATGTTCGACCGTTCTTCCGGCAGCCTGAGCTTCGTTTCCTACCGCGATCCCAATCTTAACCGCACTCTCGATACCTACGACGGAGTTGCTGAATACCTGAACACTCTCGAAGTAAACAGCGATGAGCTTGAGAAAGCTGTTCTCGGCGGGATCGGGGAGATCGACAATTACATGCTTCCCGATGCCAAGGGCTTCACCTCCATGGTACGCCATCTGAGCGGTGAAGATGCTGCTTTCAGGCAGACTATTCGTGATCAGGTGCTCGGTTGCAGTGAACAGGATTTCCGCAATTTCGGTGCTGCTGCCAAGTCTGTGGCTGAACATGGAGATGTCGTGGTTCTGGGTAGCAAGAAAGCCATGGAAGAATCCGGCCTTGATCTGGATCTGGTGGATGTATTGTAAAATGCCTCCGGCGGCCCTTCGGGGACCAGAGAAACTTTTTGGAAAAAGTTTCTCTGGACTCTTCAAAAACTTTTAATAGTTTTAGATAGTTGCAGCGCGATCATTCATACCACAACACAATAAAAACCAAGCGAAACCGTACACTTACGGTTTCGCTTTTTTCTTTCCATCAGCTCTAAATATCCCCGGCAAACGGACGATAGGATTTATAACCACACACAAGAACCATAACCAGTATAGTTGAAAAATACACTCCGGGAGGGGAGATGACTTTCGACAAGACTGATATAGACGGCATTATGCTGTCCTGCACCCTTACGCCTGAAGAACAGGCTTCTTCTTTCAATGAAGAAGACTCGACTGAACGGCAGGAAAAGCTCACCAAACTCCGCGACCAG is part of the Desulfovibrio sp. JC022 genome and harbors:
- a CDS encoding flagellar biosynthesis anti-sigma factor FlgM; the encoded protein is MTFDKTDIDGIMLSCTLTPEEQASSFNEEDSTERQEKLTKLRDQIRAGTYRPAIGEIAINLVRSEAKISGFG
- a CDS encoding insulinase family protein codes for the protein MTNSHGFKEISREYLNELNGEAVIYEHEKTGGRVLSVINNDENKTFGISFRTPPENSTGLPHILEHSVLCGSKKYPVKEPFVELLKCSLQTFLNAMTYPDKTVYPVASPNEQDFRNLVGVYLDAVFFPNLTPNTLMQEGWHYVPEEDGTLSYKGVVFNEMKGAYSSPDSLLYEATQHSLFPDITYGLDSGGDPEVIPELTFDEFMDFHGKYYHPSNAYAFFYGDDDPQHRLAMLDEYFSQFEKIDPKSEIGVQTPFSAPVTVEKKYAASDDGNQKAMFTLNFGISRGRDSMTDLELSVLEQILIGLPSSPLRKSLNDSGLGEDMAGVGLENELRQLYFSTGLKGIEAEDAPKVEELVFTTLKDLAAKGIAREDIDAALNTIEFQLRENNTGSYPRGLSVMITSMTSWLYDEHPLEYVRYEQPLAELKARIEKGEKIFEPLIEEIFLNNNYRSSVLLTPDSKVGPEREEREKAKLAAARADMDETEYKAVVAKAEELQKEQEAHDAPEALDTIPRLKVSDLDKEGKEIVSEEKSEMLFHDLDTNSIVYLDLAFDFAGLEDRLLPYLPLFGRALVQTGTKSTDFVTMTRRMAAKTGGISPSSIVNSKHGVDESYTRFVLRGKSTAERSADLLSIMGELLREASLDNKERIRQLVLESKARKEQALVPSGHIMAATRMKARFNEAGYINELMNGISGLEFLRELAQRMDNDFDSVVADLEEIRATILNQANLLTNVTIDSKTFGSVENSIADMLGTLPAGSKTVAQRKRTSFSKAEGLCIPAQVNYVAKGADVYEHGYEYSGAAHVISRYLRTGYLWDKVRVQGGAYGSFSMFDRSSGSLSFVSYRDPNLNRTLDTYDGVAEYLNTLEVNSDELEKAVLGGIGEIDNYMLPDAKGFTSMVRHLSGEDAAFRQTIRDQVLGCSEQDFRNFGAAAKSVAEHGDVVVLGSKKAMEESGLDLDLVDVL